One window from the genome of Salvia miltiorrhiza cultivar Shanhuang (shh) chromosome 7, IMPLAD_Smil_shh, whole genome shotgun sequence encodes:
- the LOC130994252 gene encoding uncharacterized protein LOC130994252, with protein MRRKLMRGLLFTGGGTSALERQASLKKAGKSSEPARKSAGGVRILPSAGDKGKGPAKKSASGSKVLPSAGGRGKGKAVMPPADEPEDLVPGPISSLSGQELIDAVIARVHSKDQEKMEKLTRSALATHLCRLALQVESGMWGAVKCIHDYEMAEKERETEQADVAKRDDAVAGVVERLSKAEAEVAELKDKLAQVEVERASLASELSRATKESHESLARFKAGYERDYREARRGWKRILVEAHNRAYVLGARDQRLEYFLSPRGQHFLGVMLEGTLESFKKTPEYLEDFGPLFAYVIEQTASKALEMAGATPEQLATLNFRALMDNLQDEEINKRMGIPEHSPEKPEWWYPFGLEPPLPSDLAASAFTDSASSSAAVEQLFDLYQNEDLYVQEAAKLLDLGVRLPQVVETGLLPVFTEKTVSGHASASGAPSPIPPASAPVSSAVAPAASVPPS; from the exons atgcggaggaagttgatgcgggGGCTCTTGTTCACAGGGGGAGGCACTTCAGCGCTG gagagacaGGCGAGCCTGAAAAAGGCTGGTAAATCTTCAGAGCCAGCAAGGAAATCTGCTGGCGGCGTAAGGATTCTTCCCTCTGCTGGGGACAAAGGCAAGGGGCCAGCTAAGAAGTCGGCTAGTGGTTCAAAGGTTCTCCCCTCGGCCGGTGGAAGGGGTAAAGGCAAAGCTGTGATGCCCCCGGCTGACGAACCAGAGGATCTTGTccctgggccgatttcgagtttatCGGGGCAGGAATTGATTGATGCCGTGATAGCTCGAGTCCATTCGAAGGAccaagagaaaatggagaagctgaCCCGATCGGCTTTAGCTACCCATCTCTgccggttggctcttcag gtggagtcggggatgtggggggctgttaagtgcatccatgactatgagatggcagagaaagagagagagacggaaCAAGCGGACGTGGCCAAGCGTGATGATGCTGTCGCTGGAGTGGTGGAGCGTCTGAGTAAAGCTGAAGCAGAGGTTGCTGAATTGAAAGATAAATTAGCCCAGGTGGAAGTGGAAAGAGCGTCCTTGGCCTCCGAACTGTCGAGGGCCACAAAGGAGAGCCATGAAAGCTTGGCCCGGTTCAAAGCTGGCTATGAAAGAGACTACAGGGAAGCCAGGCGGGGCTGGAAAAGGATACTTGTGGAAGCTCATAACCGCGCGTATGTCCTGGGGGCccgagatcaacgcctggagtacTTCTTGTCTCCGCGAGGTCAACACTTCCTGGGggtgatgctggaaggcactctggagtctttcaaaaagactcccgaatacTTGGAGGATTTCggacccctctttgcttatgtgatagagcaaacagcttccaaggcattggagatggcaggggccaccccagagcaacttgccactttgaatttcagagccctgatggataacctccaGGACGAGGAAATAAACAAGCGGATGGGAATCCCTGAGCACTCTCCAGagaagccagagtggtggtacccT TTCGGCCTAGAGCCCCCTCTGCCCTCTGACTTAGCGGCTTCTGCTTTCACCGACTCTGCCTCTTCCTCCGCTGCGGTGGAACAGCTGTTCGACCTGTACCAAAATGAGGATCTGTATGTGCAAGAAGCTGCAAAGTTGTTGGATTTGGGAGTTCGTCTTCCCCAAGTGGTGGAGACTGGCCTGTTGCCCGTATTCACAGAAAAAACCGTTTCTGGCCACGCTTCTGCAAGTGGTGCTCCTTCCCCCATTCCACCTGCCTCTGCTCCTGTCTCCTCTGCTGTTGCCCCAGCTGCCTCTGTCCCTCCCTCCTAA